Proteins co-encoded in one Bos taurus isolate L1 Dominette 01449 registration number 42190680 breed Hereford chromosome X, ARS-UCD2.0, whole genome shotgun sequence genomic window:
- the CT47C1 gene encoding cancer/testis antigen family 47 member C1, translating into MSTTRGGDPGPDGQEGPEGMAGVQAGSSRAHEGVDRNSGPRRGDAVAGAGGIAVSSGGPREAALEGGSAEEGEEEAGSLDLTVEAHHFPMAGFRLTLLDLVRSMLNCIYYNDYILIWPHNGHVSAQHRARQHSSNQGSAAVPEFSEPLVSSDGPGEGPAGKAPAQEVEEAEEAEEASLWETAAEESEESSLWEMAQEPAAPEEIAKHQDENSKKEVQDTESEGKEEKYNKKQEEPEKNLDPAKDKPRKSSLED; encoded by the exons ATGTCCACCACGAGGGGTGGAGATCCAGGCCCTGATGGGCAGGAAGGCCCAGAAGGCATGGCTGGGGTGCAGGCCGGATCGTCCAGAGCCCACGAAGGTGTGGACCGCAACTCCGGGCCTCGCAGGGGTGATGCCGTGGCTGGGGCGGGCGGAATCGCCGTGTCCTCAGGAGGCCCAAGGGAGGCGGCCCTGGAGGGCGGGAGCGCTgaggagggggaagaggaggCAGGGAGCCTGGACCTCACGGTGGAAGCACACCACTTTCCCATGGCTGGCTTTCGCTTAACGTTGCTGGACCTGGTGCGCTCCATGCTGAACTGCATCTACTACAACGACTACATCCTCATCTGGCCCCACAACGGCCACGTGTCGGCCCAGCACCGGGCCCGGCAGCACTCATCCAATCAAGGCTCGGCCGCGGTTCCCGAGTTCTCTGAGCCCCTGGTGTCGTCGGATGGACCGGGGGAGGGGCCGGCGGGGAAGGCCCCAGCCCAGGAGGTGGAGGAGGCGGAGGAAGCCGAGGAAGCCTCTTTATGGGAGACAGCCGCCGAGGAGTCCGAGGAGTCCAGCTTGTGGGAAATGGCGCAGGAGCCGGCTGCCCCTGAGG AAATAGCCAAGCACCAGGATGAGAACTCCAAAAAAGAGGTCCAAGACactgaaagtgaggggaaagaagagaagtataACAAAAAACAAGAAGAACCAGAAAAGAATCTGGACCCAGCAAAGGACAAGCCCAGAAAATCCAG TTTGGAAGACTAG